Genomic window (Eubalaena glacialis isolate mEubGla1 chromosome X, mEubGla1.1.hap2.+ XY, whole genome shotgun sequence):
cattagtataTAGCTAAGCAGTGAAGAACTGAGGATGTGGTCAGCTTTGACCACATCTCGGACTAAGTGAGATTTAAGGATTGTTTGGTATCCAAGGATACCTCTTAATGTAATTTCTATAGATCTGAGGAGAAAAGAGATTGTGATGATCTCATTTGAGAGTAATATGTGGAAGAAGGACTGGAATACATTGGAAATGCTGCAGAATCAAAGCATtgttttcatgtatattttatagtttttaagtgattttttagCTTAATTTTTTCTAGCTGGAACATTTTATGTCATAATTACTAGTCTCataagaaatttcatttttatttatacagaTATTTGGAATCTATGATTAGATGTGTGCATTTAGGCCAGTTGGACCTCCTTTATTTTACATCAATGTACTTTTGGAATTTGGCATTCTCCTTTTTCAAGTATAATGCATATATATCTGGCACAGCTTCCTGCTTGACTCTATTGTTGTGCCTTATGTAAaatgacatttagtttgcttctcaTTGATTAGAATCAATAACATAAGTCGTAATTATGTCCTGGAATAATATGTATTTCTAGTCTGGCTGCACTGTAGGTGGTGGGATGTGGCCTGGGAAGCTAATCATCCTTTATCGTTTCTTTCCACTTGGGGAAGGGCAGCCAGAATGCTAAACAATCAACTTCATAACTAAATATATAGGATAAAGTTGCTTAAAAATTGGGGTCTCTTGTACTAAGGGGAAATGTTAAGACCACTCTTTTTGCAAAACATAAATGGAGAACTAAGGCAAAGATAATTCAATCAGAATTTGTATCATCACCTCAAGATTTCAAGCCAAACTACAAGACTAGTACACTGTAATGTGTATACGTGTTGTGATGTCAATTTCCAATTCAAGTTGACTCTCCATTTTATTGATCTGATGAGCACATTTGTTAGCTAAAGCCAAAAGACGATGCAGGTTCCCTGTCAGACTGTTATGATTGAGAAACCCCCTAAATTGTTTGGACTTATTGGCTTAATTATTCCACATTTGGGAATCCATGGAAGGGCCTCTTTTCTGGAACACTGATGCATATGAAACTGTTGTGACTGTTCTCTCCTTTGCAAAATATTCTACTGCCTTGGCTTCTGTATTAGTCAAGATAAGCTAGGTTATGTTAGAGTGACAAATTAATCCTGAAATCTCAGTGTTTTACCacagcaaaggtttatttctcaacAACACTACATGTTCAATgggtatgggggagggaggggcatttGGGGGTTTTCTCTGGGGCTTACCTATTCATCAAGGCAGGGGAGAGTGGACAGAGAGTCTCTAAAGGGCTCTTCTCTGATTCAGCCAAACCCATCACTTCTTCTCCCATTTCATTGGCTGAAACCAGTCATAAGTCCTCGGTTAGCCTCAAGCGGTCTGAAAAATGGAGCTTTCCATGTGCCTAAGAAGAAGGAATATAGAATTGGATTTGGTGAGCATAGCACTGTCTGCTACAGTTTTTAAGACACTGCCCTGTCCTGGTTCTTCTACCTCTCAATCtgttttttctctgtctcctcagtgGACTTCTTTTCCATCACCCCTTGGGGAACTGGTGCTCCCCAAGTTACCATATCCggtccactatttttttttctccccacaacTATCCCCAGGTAACCTCATCCACTCCTCCAGTTCTAACTGCAAACTATCTGCTGTTAACTTCCAGATCTATTATCCCAAGCCCTGACCTACCCACAAAGCTTTAAACATAAATCCAACTATGACTGATTCAAGGATATCTCAAACTCAatgtgaaaaaatagaaacacatgatttttttccaaacctcattcctcctcttccTGTATTCTTTGTCCCAGTTAGTGGCAGCATCATATTTCCAAGTCTAGATTCCTCCCTGTCATTCCCACCTCTTAATTTTGTATGCCATCTTAGCTAGGCTGTGCTGCACAGTTGTTTAGTCAGTTATCAGTCTAGATGTccactgtgaaggtattttttagtaAGCGATTAATAGTTAACTCTGTaggctttgagtaaagcagattaccacCCATAGTGTGACTGGGCCTCATGCAATCAGTTGAGGGCCCCAAGAACAAGGACTGAGGTTTCCTGAAGGAATTCAGCCTCAAGACTgcaaagacagggacttccctggtggtccagtggctaagactccgtgctcccaatgcagggggccccgcttcgatccctggtcagggcactagatcccacatgcatgctgcaactaagagttcccatgccgcaactaaagatcccgcatgccacagcgaaGACccggtgtagccaaaaaaaaagactgcaacaCAGAAACCCTGCCGGAGTTTCCAGTATGCCTGCCCGGCTATACAGACCTTGGACTCAAGACTGTAACATCTGAGTTTCTAACCTACTGGCTTGCTCTGTGAATTTCAGCGCCCTGACTTCCCGCCACTAGGGCCTCGGGGAGGTGAGGGCTTTGTTTGGAGGCTGGAGGACTCGGGACCACAGAGGGAGGGCTCCCAGGCTCCCATAGACGGCACCGGCAGGACGCAGGGACCGCTGAGCCCTGAACAGTGGGCGGCCCCGCCGAGTCCCGCCCCTGCCGTCAGCCCTCGGAGACCCCACGCAGGGCCGGATGCGGCTCCCCCCAACTTCCGCTTCGGAAGCGAGGAGCCCGAGCGGTAGCCGTGGCGTTTGTTCGGCCGAGCGTTGGTTTTCAGGACTCGTCCGGAGCCAAGGTGAGGCCCTGAATGTAGCCTGAAGGGACCTTcccgaccccctccccccataacAAAGGGGACCCACCCGCCTCCCGCCCCTGCCTGCCATCAGCAGCGTGGGACCCTGATCTGACCTATATGCCAGAGGAGTCCTGTTGGAGTTGCCGTCTGGAGGGCCTCAGGGAGTGGAGGGCCTTTGTCTCGAGGGGGCCGCTTCTTAGGCAAAGGGTGTAGTCTTGTCCCCAGCAGGTGAAAAGGTGGGACCTTCAGAGCTAATGAGGGTCCCTCCTTCCAAAAGACGTGACTGCACGGAACCCCCGCCCGCCTTCACTCGTGCGATGCCCTAGAGTAATTCAGGCTGAGAGAACCCCTCATTTCTGCCTGGGGTGGGAAGTGGGGTTGGGGGCTAGGGGACGTTCGGGTAGAGAAAGGCCTTTATATAAAgggggcaggacttccctggcggtccagtggttaagactcctcgcttccactgcagggggcgcaccttcgatccctggtgggggaactgagatcccacatgccgcacggtgcggccaaaaaggaAGGGCGGGGGCATGGACCTAGAGGGTGTGATGTacgccaagtgaaataagtcagacagagaaaaacaaatgctgtatgatttcacttatatgtggaagctgaaaaacaaaacaaatgaacgaacaacagaacagaaacagttatagatagagagaacaaacaggtggttggggggaggagagaaattagGTGAGGGcaactaagaggtacaaactaccagttacaaaataaatgcgtAATGGGTGTGAAATGTAAacaggtagatggatggatggatagatagataaggcAAGCCCGTTAAGCTTAGGGAGGAGACTTGGCCCTAAAAGAAGCAGAGGTAGGACCATCAGTGCTAGTAAGCAGACCTCTCCTCAAAGCAGGGAACTGCACAAATCAGCAGCCCTGCTCTCAGATCTGGGAGTCCCCAGATAAGGTAGCCGGGATGTGGAGGCCCCGACTCCTCTGGTGAGAGCTTCGGTCTGAGGCATGCAGATTCGGGTCAGTGGAGGGAGGAATCCCAAACCCTACCCGGACTGGACGCCCAAGTCCTGAATGAGGACTGAGGGAGCCACCAACTCCAGAAGAGCGGGGTCGGAGAGGCCCACCCTTGCTGTTACCAGGCATAGCCGAGCCCCAGATCAGCTTTGGCAGAACGAGGCTCACTCTGACTGTAAGCTCAGGTCCCAGGAAGATGAGGACCTTTTCTGACGGTCATGGGCTCACGTCAGCAGAGGGCAAAGTCTCAGGCAGGGTGCAGGGTCAAGGCGAAGATCCTgagtgaggaaatggagactgCTCCATACACAGTGGAGAGAGCTGCATCTAATGCCGCCCCTGCCCTTAGCCCCGGGAGGCCCCGGGCAGAGCTGGCAGGCTCAGGTGCCCCCTAACTTCTGCCGGTGGGGTCTGAGGGAGATGAGGGCCTTGGTTTAAGGGCTGGCTGCCCGGTTCAGCAGAAAAAGAGGAGTCCCAGGCCATGATAGATGTCAAGGCACAAATTCTATGTGAGGAATGAGACAACCAACTCCCCCAGAACAGAGGAGACCACACAAAGTGCCGCCTCTGCCTTCGCCCTGGGAAGCCAGGTTTAGAGCTCTCAGGCTGAATTGCCCTCTCAATTCCTCCAAGGGTGGTCTCAGGGACATCAGGCTTTGGGTCTAATGAGAGAGGCCTCATTCAACATAGGGAAGAAGCCTGGTTCCTAACAAGAGTCAATGTGGTAACACCGAGTGAAGATGAGGGAACCCCACCCAGAAAGAAGTGAACCACATAGAATCTCATCCCTACTCTCAGACCTGGGAGGGAGACTGAGGCATGGTGAGCTGATGAATATCACTCACTTTTCCCCGGACCATGGCAGGGAGGTGAGGAACCTCGTTGATGGGAGTATGGGCTCAGGTCAGCAGCCGGAGGCTTTCCAGGTAATGCCAGGAACCAAGGAGAGGACCCTGAGAGTTGAGGGGACCACCTACACCACAGCAGTGAGGGCAACAGAATGTCTTCCTGACTGTCAGCATTGGAAGTCCACACACAGTTGTAGCTAGAGAGacaagaaaattttctttctagtGGGTCTCGGGGAGTTGGGGGCCTTAGTATGAGGGCATAGACTTCAAGTCAAGACACAGAGGATGTCCAAGTCCTGCTATGAGTCAGGGTGAGGACACTGAGGGATGACGTAGATGAACACCCACCCAAAACAGTGGGGGCCCACAAACTCCCACCCCCCTCAGCCCTGGGAAACCCCAGGTAGAGGTAGCCTGATGTGTCACCCCTCACTTCCAGCCCCAGGGACTCAGGCAGACGTGGGCCTTGATCTGAGGCCAGAAGACTCAGGTGGGCTGAGGGAGGAGCCTAGATCCCGTCTGAGTGAGGGCTAAAGAGGCCAACGATGTGGGAACAGTGGGGTCCCGCGGAGTCCAGCCCCTGCTACCAAGCTAGGGAGGTCATGGACGGGGGTGACTGGAAGTGGCTCACCCTTTCTTTCATCTTGGGGATCTCAGGAAGGTGAGAATCTTAATGTAATGCAAGCGAACTCAGGTCAGCGGAGGGAGGATTTCCAGGATTTGCCAGGACTCACGGAGAAGATGCTGAGGACCGTGGGGACCTGCACCCCATGGCAGCGGGGGCCCCGCAGAGTCCCTCTCCATTGTCGTTCCTAGGCGCCCCGGGCACACATGTCAGGCAGAAGTGCCCATCAGTTCCCCACTCAGAACTCACAGGGAAGTAAGCATCTTGGTCTGATGggtcagcagagggaggaacctgAGACCCTCCCCTGAGCGAAAAATGGGGACCGTGAGCGAGGACCACACGTTATAGGGCCTCAGCCTGCCTGCTGCAGCTTTCAGCCTCTGGAGACTAGGGGCACTGTGGCCGGGTAAGGCCATCCTCACTTCCACTGTTCGGGCTCAGGGAGCTGTGGGCCTTACTGTGAGGAAATGTCGTCAAGTCAAGAGAGAAAGGAGCCCCCAGATCCTCCCAGGAGACACAGTGGGGGCTGTGAGTGACGACTGAAGGTAGCACACCCCCCTTCCACCGAATCAAAGGAATAGTAAAGAGTCTTGCCCAGTCCTCTGCTCAGCCCTTGAAGGCCCAGAGCATGGTTGTCAGGCGGAGGCTCCTCATTTCTCTGTATCATTTCTCAGGGAGATGAGATCCTTCGTCTGAAGGTGCCACACCAGGGGCAGAGGGGGGGCGGGTCCCAGACCCTCAGTATCGACAAGATGAGGACGCTGAATGGTTGAGGACCAACGAGTTCAGGACAGAGCAGGCCCCACAGAGCTGTCAGCGCTGTCCACCCCGACAGTGCCCACGACTCAGTTCCTTCTCGTGGGTCCCAGGGAGCTTTGAGGTGGCACCTTTAGAGCAGCACAGGAAAGAGGTCCCGGCCCTACCAAGAGTCGATGTGACAATCCTGTTTGTGAACGAAAGGGACCCTTGGAACCCAGAGAGGGCCTACCCTCCCAGGATCTGTGGTCACCGCCGTCAGCCACAGGCAGGGCTGGCAGGCTGTAGCCTGAGGCTCACTCACTCTCACTTCTTACACTGGGTTCTCAGGGGACAGGCTGACCAAGAACAAGAGCCTAGTGGCTCCTAGAGCAGTGCCCTCAAGGGAACGTGCAGAGCGGCCTTCTTCAGGTCAGGGTGGTGCCTCCCTGCTGAAGGTGCTCACACCCTGTCACCTTCCCTCCTCCAGGTTCCAGCATCACCTGCTCTCCTGCCCACTCCCCCGCTTGCTGTCCCTGCCCATAGTCATGCCTCGGGGGCAGAAGAGTAAGCTCCGTGCCCGTGAGAAGCGCCGCCAGGCCCGGAGGGAGACCCAGAATCTCGGGGGTGCTCAGGCCCCTGCAGCAGAGATAGAAGAGtcgcccccctcccccgcttctGTTTCTCAGGGTACTCCCCCGAGCTCCCCTGCTGCTGGCACTCGCCAGGAGCCTCAGGGAGCCCCAGCCACTAGCTCTCGTGCTGCAGGGGTTTCATGCCCAGGATCTGATGTACGTGCCAAGGGCCAGGTTAAGGCAAGGAAAAATTCCTCCCAGGCCTCAACCTCCGAAGAGAGCTCTCGCAGAGATCCTCTAACCAAGAAGGTGGGAATGTTGGTAGAATTCCTGCTGGAGAAGTATAAAATGAAAGCGCCCATTATAAAGGCAGACATGCTGAAGCTTGTGAACAAAAGGTATAAGGGGAAGTTCCCTAAGATCCTCAGGAGAGCTGCTGAGTGCCTGGAGCTGGCCTTTGGTCTTGACTTGAAGGAAGTCAAGCCGAGTGGTGATTCCTATACCCTTGTCAGCAATCAGGGGAGTCGGAGCAGTGGCAGGCTGTTTCCGAAGAATGGGCTCCTGATGCCTCTCCTGGGTGTGATCTTCTTAAATGGCAACTGCGCCTCTGAGGAGGAGATCTGGGAATTCCTGAATATTTTGGGTGTTTATGATGGAAGGTGGCACTTAATCTTTGGGGACCCCAGGAAGCTTATCACAGAAGATTTGGTGCAGGAAAAGTACCTGGTGTATCGTCAGGTGCGCAACAGCGATCCCCCACGCTATGAGTTCCTGTGGGGCCGGAGAGCCCGCGCTGAAACCAGCAAGGTGAAAGTCCTGGAGTTTGTGGCCAAGGTCAATGGTACCGTCCCCAGTGCCTTTCCACTCCATTATGAAGAGGCTTTGagagatgaggaagagagagCCCGAGCCAGAGCTGCAGCCAGGGCTCCTACTCGTGTCAAGGCCAGTGCGCATTCCAAGGTCATGTCTAGCAGTTCCTCCCACCCTCAGTGAGGTCTGAGGCAGCTTCTTCACTTTGTGTTTGACCAACGCTGCCAACCCTTTAAGTAGTGAGAGGC
Coding sequences:
- the LOC133082122 gene encoding melanoma-associated antigen B4-like — protein: MPRGQKSKLRAREKRRQARRETQNLGGAQAPAAEIEESPPSPASVSQGTPPSSPAAGTRQEPQGAPATSSRAAGVSCPGSDVRAKGQVKARKNSSQASTSEESSRRDPLTKKVGMLVEFLLEKYKMKAPIIKADMLKLVNKRYKGKFPKILRRAAECLELAFGLDLKEVKPSGDSYTLVSNQGSRSSGRLFPKNGLLMPLLGVIFLNGNCASEEEIWEFLNILGVYDGRWHLIFGDPRKLITEDLVQEKYLVYRQVRNSDPPRYEFLWGRRARAETSKVKVLEFVAKVNGTVPSAFPLHYEEALRDEEERARARAAARAPTRVKASAHSKVMSSSSSHPQ